Genomic DNA from Maylandia zebra isolate NMK-2024a linkage group LG17, Mzebra_GT3a, whole genome shotgun sequence:
TGCAGCGAGACAAAGAACGACGAACAGCTCGAgcaacaggaagtgaaagtgGATGGGATGCTGTTGCAGCCAGAGGCAGTAAATGACCCCACACACAGTGGGTTACTGGTTCTCTCAGCAGTTAGCAAATATAAACTACAGCCCAGTGACCTCACACTCTGTAGACGCCGCTAAACATGTCGTAAAACCTTAAATCGAGCTTCACAGACTGAGTTGCATCTGTAAAAGGCCTCCATGGAGTAAAGAAGCTTCATACATGCAGCGTTTCATTAACACAGTGCTTTGTTATTACATCCACAGCCCAACCTGCTCGTCTTTAAACTGAAATTACtaacagaaaacaaatataaagCTGGAACcatgcagtttttattttatgatcAGCTTCACTAGAAAGTGTAATTAAACTAtcagatgaacacacacacacacacacacacacacagctgtgagaCTGACCAGCCATCATGGCGACCATGCTGGCTCTGTAGACGTTGGTGAACGAGCCGAGCTCTCCGACAGCCAGGATGGTCTTCATGTGGGCGGGGCCACAAGCCTCCCGAAACTGACGGATCTCGTCGTACATGGCTGCAGAGGGAGACACGAAACTGAAATCACTTAACGTGTTCAGTGCAcgcccatgtgtgtgtgtgtgtgtgtgtgtgtgtgtggggggggggggggggggggggggcgacactgagggagggaggcCTCACCTTCTCTGCTGCCCTCATGACGCAGACAGAAGTGACAGGAAACGGGCGGATTACTGGATTAGCCGATGGTTTGTTTTGTAACTGGCATTTCATCACGTATGAAACTCTTACTACAGGCTCAGACATCAGTATTAAACACACAGATCCTTCCATACAACCACAGTAACGACAGTGAGGCTGCAGCATACCTTCCCACTGTCCTGTAATGGCCAGCATCCTGTTGATGACGATGTCGATCTCCGTCGCGCCGTCACTCACTGCTATGCGCACTTCCTGCAGGCGGGTCTCCAGTGGAGTCTGGCCAGCTGGGAAGCCAGTGGCCACTGGGAGAAACAGATAACACAGTGGAGCCCAGGCAGCACAAGCCTTTCATTTTCTATATTACACACACAGGGTTGCCATAGCTACGACTTACCTGAGGCGACAGGAAGGCTGGAGTCGGCTGCTTTAAGTGCTCCGACAGCATCAGTCACACGAGATGGATACACACACACCGCTGCTGTTGTCACGCCTGACATCAGGGATCagagcaaagaagaagaaacgtgGTGATAAACTGGCCTGTGGCTCCCTCTGCAGGCGGACTAGTGTCTGAGCAGTCTGGCATGCTTACTCATCAGGTAACGATGACAAATAGGATgataaaactgatcaatgagatCATGGTAGCAGAAAAAggtaaataaaacatttgaatTCATGCGGTTGTGAGATGTTAATGGTTCAAAGCCTCCTGTGTTTGACTTTGTCTGTGAATAAATGAGCGACAGCCGTCCTCACCACCAACGCTCTGTTCACACTGGCTTTAAAGGGAAAAAGCAGCTGTGCGTCTTTGTCAGAGCAAACTGGAACATGAGCGCGTAACCGCAGTGATGTGTAACCCTGTTCTGCACAGAGACGTGGACACTAATAAAGACCAACACTGTGTGTGCAGAGTAACGCACGTTTCAAACATTATGGGATTAACGATGAACGTGATTAAACTTAAAATGCACGTGTAATATCTTTTTATTTCATCCAGTGAGCCCGGTGTTAGAGGCTCTCAGAGGTTCTTTTAGAATTAATGACCCGTCACGTCCctgatctggactttgactgggacGCAGCAACAACGGTTAATGGTTATTTTGTTTCTCAGcaaacaggaaaatctgcttttaAAGTAAGGTTAGTTTTGCCACACACgactttttgtttgtgttaaataaataaatttcacGGCTTTTTGTTGATGCAGGATTATATTTGTCCGATGTTGCGACCTGTGATTTACACATTATGTCCTGACAGGTGAAATCGTAACATGGAAACAGCCGTTACTTGTTTCTCACGTGATGCCGACGGGATTTTGCTGGCATGATTTGGGAAAACTGCAAATGAATACAAATTTGTTGTGATTCCTTTTACACTAATGATGCTCAACACAACAATATTCAAAACAGCAGAGAGACGTTGAGAATTAATACTAAGCACCACTGAAGCTATCGTGACAGGATACGCTAGCTCATTATTtactaataattattttatgacACTAAcgcttgttttcattttatcagTTTTCCTGACAGACGTGAGGGCGGACCTTTGTCGTGCATATCAAGCTTCTTGAGCAGGTCGTATCGAACTGGCTGGATAGCTTTCAGACAGAGCCTGTGCACGTTGGAGGCCGTATCGTCTCCGGCCAGAGTGGTCAGGTCGATCAGGGTCGCGGCCTTCAGCAGCCACGCAGCCTGCAAGGACACACAAGGAAACAGCGCTCAGAGAAGGATACACCGTGAGACATGTTAAAAATGTAGCCCTGAAACCCGCCTTATAGTTAATACTGTCTATGACCACAGAGGTGTGCTTACATGTACGTACACATAAATGCATTTTGGTGTTACAAGTTAAGACAGCGTGGGCTTGTTGTCATCGTGCACCACAGCTTACAGCACAGCTCACCTGCCACTGTTTCTTGGGGATCTTCTGTCTTTGGATAAACTGAGCcctcttcaacacagcctgtgTGTTCACTCTCACTTTGGATATCCTTTCCAGGTCTGTTATGAACACAGAAGAACAGAAACAAACTCACTTCATTAAAGTGgctgaaacacacagagagtattgtgatattattctgttatcatatgttaccttatatatgtaatcaaagtagttgaattagaatactgctgtagatcacattataccctttaatatagagtgtgtgagctgtatgtagtttagttctcattatacttttgagttaacagaacatatttacatattagttcattagataaatgtgcatcactctgtatccttgatctgctgggaatgtgttacactgttttcttgacatgttttattgttgaatcatgaagagaaggttgtaagcaggagactctgtgtctaagacaggggagatagacagaccacattccacacccccaccttacagaaagcagagaaacaactgccgaggtcataacttaggcggtgtaacagagaaagaatgtgatgttttggcttttacgactagatgggggccactagagactataaaaagctgagcaacccgtcaccattttgagacttgCGGTGACCCTCTTCAGGCAGGTCTCCCCATCATGATGGTCCTTATGCTCTTAAGtattgaattgtatggaaataaatgattgttgattgagcataaatacaccgagtattgtccttccttcagcccaaagattcaaagaattgggagatttcaacagtATTTCAATCAGATGTCCTCTCGATACCAGAGGCAGAGATCAAAGCAGCACAGAGGGACGTGAGCATGAGGTGTCTAAGCACAACAAACTGTTGTATGTGAGGCCTcttatctttatttatataatgccaCCCACTTGCTGCACATAATGTCCTCTTTGTAAATACTCATTCACTGTATATAAagttctgtctctcttttttgcACAGTTGAGGAGCGTTTCACTGCGTGTTATATCTGTATAACTATGCACGTGACAAAGAAGCTTGAATCTTACAAAGACTCACAGCTATCTGCCCCAAAGAGGAACACCAGAGAGAAACCAGGAGAGTAAGTCAGCTTTGAGCCATACAAGGTAGAAACTCAGCATCAGGGGAACAACATGAGAACAGCCGCCAAAGGCTGGAGACTCAGTAATACTGGAACAATCTGGTGTTTAAGTCTGACGCCAttagtcaaacaaacactgcagcatcactgagagttaaaactgtctaaagtctttcatctttaataaaacgatcagctttgctgctttaccaggtgtaacacttaagtttaacatccaggcatccatgaaaacagaatttatgacatttaacagagttagaagttagcaggaagttagctcgctagcttccacctaaacatgatgtagcatgttctgactgagagatttctgaagcattcaaacgtacagctctgctatcacttccaacataaatgaagacaggaaactaaacagcagtgatgtttgtagggttactgaagttggctagctgctatataatgatgtgctacgtgtggctagcaacacagctatgttagcatagcataaacacagtgaagctggaggttgaatgctaactttttttccactcgataaaagttaacgtgagggttcccgatggttagagatagggctgctcaattaatcgaattttaatctcgattacaatctgggctttcaacgatcattaaaagtgactgagccgattattagcccctccctcgtgctttactctcacactgctccgtgtggcaaatcgaacgcacctctctgcatttcgaacacgcgtcacaacaattaagagcagcggtctccaaccttttttgtgccacggaccggtttatgcccgacaatattttcatggaccggcctttaaggtgtcgcggataaatacaacaaaataaaactagtaccggtaccgaaaaaaatgaaatttattcataacacacgtgaaaagacccaggaaaaccgagtaaacgataaagacgataacaaaataacgctgaaaaccgataaaaaccctgaaaaccatacatttcacacctgagcctcaactctcgcggcccggtaccaaacgactcacggaccggtaccggtccgagggttggggaccgctgattaagaggaccagagggaagctcggaaagctaagcagaagttatttggagaggagagtgactgcagttggttgaaaagaggtaaaaaaaaaagctccagtggtgtggaaacattatgggttcagtcagacgtggatcaagtagacacagtgtgtaaactttgctacagtgtcatagctgcaccacagagcaacactgcaaagttcactaaacattaatgtttacatttttcaattattttttatattgcaaacatttgcactgttatcagtatttgcactattttatattattttttgacaatctttaaagtcattattcaacacattgttattgttaaataaatatcatcaaataatcgagatctcaatgtcagtgaaaataatcgtgattatcatttttgccataattgagcagccctagttagagacaaatgcaatcgcatggcaggatgctgtaaacggaccaaacttcagtcaggagaacaactgagataatccatccacagtacgaggttagtcattaatgtactgcaacaacatggaatagagcagctgcagagaattcaacattaatgaatcaatggtacagaagtggaggaagcaagaagaatgagctgagtaaaatttgacttatctgactgttttgttttgcttaaagtgccttatggtccaaaaaatacggTAAGTCTTAGAGTAAGTTGAGGTAAACCATACAATGAATAGTTTATTCTGAAAGACCTCCGTTTTTCATCgtttgaatatttattattgCTCATTAATAAGACCAAAGTATTTGTTATCAAAATAATCGATGGAATAATCAAACTTATTTACTCAAATAATCAATAGCTGCAGCCCTAACATGGATGGCTTCAAGCTGTATGCTGGGAGTGAATGAGGCTCTACAGAAACGACATGAGAATTTCTTTCATATTGGAGACGTGCAGTTGGAGcaacaaagagacaaaaaatgGTCAGAAATGAGGGGATTGTACTACCAGTAGGTGACACTGCAGACTGAGGACGGCTACAAGTACCTTAGAATCTTGCAggtgaatgggaaccatgaagaggagCCGAAACCACCAAATACCCAAGATCTTGGGAATGCTCGCTCTTggaaagaacaagatccgggcaaTCAACACCAACACCCTGCCTGTACCCTTCCATTagaactagggctgccacgattagtcgactatcaaattcgtcgacgactaatttaatagtcgacgcgtcgtttgaagctttgtaagaaataagtagtaggatttaagagtgtaataacgcactgaaacagaagatggcaggacttaagatattttcaggcgagaatgtagctgtgtaaacctcaaatatctgctcggtttatcaagacaccgcatattttcaaaagcgctccgacgttttcggagacgtctgttacccaccagcttgatagctagccgggggcaaggctcactagagccggggATAACACCGGACCCCACACGTGTTAGAAAGCCTGTCTTTgtctactcaggttaaatatgatatatgagtcacttagataacttaaatgttattgtttggctttttcagtgttttatttgttcctgagtaaatcggtttggctgagattaaagttatagtttttacacagctgaataaacctcaagcagacagctgattatcagaagtgtgagatgctccagaatttactccggtgtcctgttatattttagatagcaaggagtttattaaacttcaccgaaacaatctgcaaatttcattaaaatttaataaactatcatcttgtctttatttttagttagcacagaccttaactcgttattttttatttttttttatccgttatcaatgtttgaaccttttattgttttatgtaaagcactttggtatgcccaatgcttttaaatgtgctctataaataaagattgttgttgttgttgttaaacacttaaagctgtaagctaatgatagttatataagagcagatgctgctggtgcaataagctgtagttttacgtccaatggatgatgatctgattagtcgactaatcgcaaaaataatcggtgactagtcgactatcaaaataatcgtttgtggcggCCTAATTAGTACCTACTAAGATCGACTCGCCATGATTCGCTGCGATTTTCAGGGTTTTGCAGTTGGTCATAGTACCTGGTATGAGGTACTAATATATTACCTGCTCACCTGAGGTTACAAAGTGATGcaagcaggtactaaaatgtgatgtcatcagactgcatgccacTGATTGGCTAGTCAGTGGCATCACTCGGTGAGTCATGAGAGCGTCTTGTTCATGAAAATCAAAAGCACCATTGTTGAACCCAGGCAACGAAGGAAAGGCTACAAAAACAACGCCACGGTCCCCGAGTGTGACAAAAAGACACACCGAGCAGCAGGTGTATCCTCACGTCGACGACCTCCTTTCTTGTAGTGTTTGTGTACCAATTACGTCATGGGACAATGGTCACGTTGCTATAACAACAACCACACACATTAGGTAATGGAAACCAGTCAAtctgagtaggtactaatgggaAAAGGGCTTAAGTGTTTTCCCTTATGGAAGTGTCGGATTGTTTTCTGTGGCACACCAACAGTCTGAAAGAATGAAAATGCTGAGTTTTTCATCAGTCGTTGTTTTAAACATATTTGTAGAGGTGGGAAGTACTTAGTTACTatacttaagtagaattttcaggtatctgtactttacttgagtaaaTGGTCTGTCAGTCACAAGGGCCTATCAAATACAAAGAGATGAAAGACACAAGACAATGAAATGTATGCATAATGTATAGCACCATAGTCAGGTGTCTATAAGCTGTGCTCATGTTACTTTAGCATGTAGCACTGCAGAAGAGCAGCGAGCATAAAGAGTAACGTGTTTTTTTATGTCACATAAtttcagatgcaacttttccATCAGCTCAACAAATGtcagaaaacacaaactgttaatGTGACCGCCAGGTTAACCTGTGACACGTCTGGATTCATTCTGACCTGATCTCATGTTCATACATCAGATACGACCTCTGTGCTCATCCCTTACAAATACACTACAGTACAGGTGCAGGTGCCTCACAGGTGACTCTGGTTGGACTGACAAACATCCACTCTGAGCGCAggttacttaaagtttactgtGTAGATGTTGAGGTGGCCATCGTCAAATCACAGAAGGAGTGAGTGGGAAGAATAATAACAGCAGGACATTTGTGGAAATATAGAATATAAATCAACTTTGTCATTCTTTAAACTTTTGTAGTGTCACGAGGTAAACCCACGTGCTCTTCTTTCTAGTCCGAAACAAACTGTCAGCAGACCGCAGTGCTGTGTTAGGTCTTAATCAGACCTCATGAGTATTCAATTACACAGTAGAGCCAGCTGTCACATGGTTGCTCAGTAAAAACTAGCTACACGTCGGAAAGCAGGATTAAAACGCTTCCTTTGCTTGTTCCGGTTCTATTTGTTAGTGTGCAGTAACATCCGTGCTCTCAGGGTCAGTCACCTCTAACTGCTTCACTGACTTCACCTGTCCTAACTTAGCATCGTACACTCAAAGTTTCAGCGTGAAATCCTGCGCAAAGCAAAATGACGACGTGAATATTCCTTGGTAACAAAATCATCGTGCTATTGGGTCACGGTAACGTGGGAGCACGATTACTGCGGACGTTCTGCCCGTACATGCGTTTACTTACCGAGCGTCGTACCCGGATTTCTGGGTGACATGTTTCGCCACAGAGAACGCTGTCGTTTGTGAACTTCGTCATCAGTCGCAGCCAAAATACGTATGAAGTGCGCTCAAAATGCCCGGATGTGTTCTTCGTAGGAAAGTCAAACGCCAACGAGGGTAGAAGTTTGTGTGTGACAAAAGAAACGGAAGATATTTCAGAGCGCAGCGGCATGTGGTATTAATCTTTCTCTTTGCATCCGACATGAGGATTCACCTGCACGTCTACACAAATAAAAGTcacactttcaaaataaaagcagcactGACATGAACTAGTTTTCATTTACCTTTCCTGTTTGCCTGACCCTCCACCAGATGTCAGTGTAGCGCAGGCTTTTAATGACGTTTCAATTGCAGAATGGATACACAAAATAAATCCTAATTTTGTCACATATATTCAAATCAacttgaatttattttatttaaaagggacagTGCAGTTTAACATAGTTCAAGTGCAAGACATGAAACTGATGTACTGCAATCAAACCACTAAATTAATTCAAAACCCCCAAAGCAAATTCTGAATTCAGCTGGAAATATGATTCCTAGGGTCTGAATATTTATATAGTACGGTGCATTCAGGTATTCACAATGCTTcacttgttcagttttttttctatgtATCAAATTAATTTTATAAGAGAGTGGCGCCCACTGCCACCGCTGTGGGTGTGCCACCAGTGAGAACGCAGCCTCCTGGTCGAGTTCTATGCCAGTCGGCTTAGAGCAAAGGCCCACCTTCAGGCCCCTGGCAGGATCCAACGCCCAGGACGAAGAAGCCTCAGTCCTCCTAGCTGTGAGAATGGGTGGAATTGGGCTGTGTTAAATGTTCAGGTGACCATGTCAAGTGTTCCCACTATATTTCATTGTTGTTCCCCAATAAGTTTTGAATGCATCACCAGTTTTATAAGTAAATACATTTCTAAAGGTGCTATTAATATTAAATTCTCACCAGAGTTGGTTGGTAACAACCCATCCAATCCACGgatgcaaagaaatcaaactaCAGATGTCCATAAATTAAGGGTAATAATGAGAAATATACTGAAATTGATTTAATACTTCGTAGAAAAGCTTTTGCTGGTGATGACAGTTTCAAGTTGCCTCTTGTATGGAAACTCTAGAGGCATGCAGGTGTGATTTTGGCCCACAAACAGTCAATCCTGAAGGTTATATGGGCCCTGCAAGTCTTGAACAAATATCTACAAACGTTCCAGTTCTAACAGTCAGACAGCTTTTGAATCCCGTTTGGTCCACAGGACAATCTAACATGGCTAGACACCTGAGCCACAGGCAGTTTCTCAGGTTTGCATTCCTGCATTCGCTGGTTCTGTTCCACATTCGGGCACTGGGTTTCTtagtgaactttaaaaagagCTCACGAACTCCAAGTCAGCAGATCTCTTTCTTCGATTTGCGACTGGATACATTAGTCGGACCACAGAGGGGCCGTGTTTTATCACTGCCTCGCTCAGTTTCAGCTGGGACACAGATGGCATTTCCAAACAATGTTATGGTTACTGGGCACAATGGCATCAACGATTGCTTAGTGCCACTCAGACTGTTAAAGATGGTGGTGGACACTCTCTCACAGCCTGTGTGCATCGTGTCACCTCAGGGGGAGGCTGAGGGTAACTAGATCGTCCCTGGAGGGAGTCCAGGCTCCTGCACCAGGGTCTTAGACTGAGAGGGTGTTGTTTTGCATGGTGTTGTCTTCAACAGCAGTCTTTTACATAAACAGGTAGGGAGGGACGCGGTCCTTTCCTCTGTTAAAGCTGTCTCACTCTCTGTTGTTATggtgcagtgtttgttttctgccTGTAAGAGCTGCTCATGTTCCAGGCCATCTGACCCTGAGGCCAGACCTTCTCTTAGCAGCTACATCTCCTCCTCATATTGGCTTTGATGAGGTGACACCAGCTGCACATGTCCTTGCCATAGATTTTTTGAAAGGGGCTAGCGTCCCTTCATGGGCCTTGACTTCTGTGCTGGATGCCCTTTGTGGCCCTCACTCTTTGAACTCATGGATTCTGTGGATATGACATTTCTTTCAtataagtagggatgggtatcgaaacccggttcttgttgagaaccggttcccactgtctcaattccttggaatcgtttgccatttttacaaacgattcccttatcgattccagtttccccgaatgacgtcaccacattgcggagcgtcatttacctggcaggaaacatggcgcctaagcggctcaaacgctcaaaagtttggttatactttacgagaacggatgacaacagggcaacttgcaatacttgaaaagtagatatttcatttaagggaggaaacactacgaacatgcaaaagcatttgctcacaaacacgcagatgaccttaaatgaatgtcgtgtttttaattccactccggactcgtgaatctcaaccagcagcagcggtaacgtttgcacgtcctctcccgttaatgcggcaggtaaataatcaactaacagtgcatattatgttagcgcgatctgccttattacaaacctgccattactgtgcatttagtgaccatgatgagagagacagagtctggctcagatgctggcagttctcgctgcagtctgccggtagcgtctcctttcaggccaggatagacgaacgTCACCGAGCAgagactcagtttgtggtcaaaggtttgcacccgtttgccacagcagatgattttcagtaagtgaatgtgtttaattgtaggcagggacattactggatattcttgtgtaattgctacagaataatttgtcatactttgttattgctaccagtgttggtcaagttacttgaaaaaagtaatcagtaactaattactgattacttccccaaaaaagtaatcccgttactttactgattacttattttcaaaagtaattaattacttaggtactttttaaaaacacgatttacaacctgaagaggtgataaagtgatagatctttcagcccaattctactttttctgcataatccatcatacaaaatgtaatcaaatggaaaagtttctttttaaaacttgttttattagttttaatcttttaactttatgcatcaagcaaaaatgtaattatctgcatcattctctgacttgaataaattagtttaacatttaaacctattttctgcacatcccagcacataaaataaaatattttttgtgtttacactcagtctttcaaatagatgcaagtaaaacacagcagaaaataaataaagtcaaagactcagcggtcctgttgctctattttcacctgtaaagcaggagtggggcaggcggaggtttaccctggtgcaggtgtgctgcggtcagtgtaagaatccgcgagtttctctgtgagtttcccattacgtcgtagctactcggtgcttgtttggaagtttaggggtttttttcgctgtaaaaagaagttttcttcccacgcacagcggacactaatgtttttgtcactttttatggaatcaaactcaaagtaaggtcagtacttccacgctttaaacgctgcacgctcatactctctctgcacttgatatgtgatccattgttgatctgcacacagctgttgtcacgaacgtcgcactcgctaacgtcactgtcatgagacattctcgcaaaaaatcacggttttagtaacgcagtaacgcagcgtgcctAAAAAATTAGTTATTGAAAGTGAAAAAATTAGTTATTGAAAGTAACGGTAATTAACGgtaagtaacggtaatctaattaccgtttttgcaatagtaatcccttactttactcgttacttgaaaaaagtaatctgattacagtaACGCCCATCTCtgattgctacagaagaatatttattttattattttacatttacaattttttttcctggggaccctgtgacaccccattaaagagccgtaggctggatctcttaagatctgttgggtttgtaaggccatgttactcctaaatttctatcttgttcaaagagaagatataaaacaaagttctaagctaatcgaccttagtgttctccttttttaaaaagaatcgataaagaatcgataaagaatcgaatcgttaaacagaatcgaaaatggaatcggaatcgtgaaaatcttatcagtacccatccctacatatAAGACTGCATTGCTTCTCACTTTCTGTTGCGCCTGAACACTGCATATTTACCCAGGGTTATTCCTGCAGCTTATAGCTTTATGGAATTTGAGCTTCTGAGCTTTTGCTTCTCTCCTTCTGCatctgaggagcagaggagtttCCATTGTGTGTCCGTTGCGTGTGCTACATATACCTACATTGACCACACTCAGAATGTGCAATGTGTGACCTGCCAGCTCTGTCTAAACAGAGACTCACTCTCCTGCTGGATTACAGAAGTTCATCCATCTACAGCACCAAAGGTCTTGCTTTGCCTCAGGATGTGAGAATGGCAACCTCGGTGTCTAGTCTGTGGGAGGTGTATATATGTCCCATACTATATGTGATGTACCATATAGTGAATCAGCTGTGAGGTTCAGTATGTTCCCCAAACCACCGACCTTTCAATTAGATGACCTGCTGCAGCCACCCCAGCGTCAGTTAAATGCAATGAATGTAACTAGTTTAACACTAATTCAAAGGTAAAGATTCAGAATGaggttgattttatttttaaatagacTGTTTGAAAAAgttaaaggaacactttgaaaaTACATCAGATTTCaatggaaaataaaattaattcctTCACTTAGGCGGCCTCagtgtggttctgttggcttca
This window encodes:
- the dera gene encoding deoxyribose-phosphate aldolase gives rise to the protein MSPRNPGTTLDLERISKVRVNTQAVLKRAQFIQRQKIPKKQWQAAWLLKAATLIDLTTLAGDDTASNVHRLCLKAIQPVRYDLLKKLDMHDKGVTTAAVCVYPSRVTDAVGALKAADSSLPVASVATGFPAGQTPLETRLQEVRIAVSDGATEIDIVINRMLAITGQWEAMYDEIRQFREACGPAHMKTILAVGELGSFTNVYRASMVAMMAGSDFIKTSTGKEAVNATYPVAIVMVRAIRDYFMSTGHKVGFKPAGGIRTAEESLVWLTLIKEELGDDWLCPGLFRLGASSLLADIERQIYHQVTGQYAAYHELPMA